The following coding sequences lie in one Anaerolineae bacterium genomic window:
- a CDS encoding dipeptide ABC transporter ATP-binding protein produces MAAKKGNILLEVHNLKKYFPIQQGFFRKVVGYVKAVDGIDLFIREGETLGLVGESGCGKTTTGRLILRAIDPTEGEVMFRRNGDMVNIADIPPRDMKALRRDMQIIFQDPFSSLSPRMTVLDIVGEPLQIHGIVKGNELKARVRELLEAVGLKAQHMNRYPYAFSGGQRQRIGIARALALQPKLIVCDEPVSALDVSIQAQVLNLLEDLQKEFGLTYLFIAHDLSVVEHISDRVAVMYLGKIVETAPAEELYANPLHPYTEALLSAVPRTDPSHVSNRILLEGDVPSPANPPPGCKFHPRCRYAEAICSEEEPKLREIDVGTDHYAACHLVDKLSLVGITD; encoded by the coding sequence ATGGCAGCAAAAAAAGGCAACATCTTATTAGAAGTTCATAACCTGAAAAAATATTTCCCCATTCAACAAGGTTTTTTTCGAAAAGTTGTCGGCTACGTCAAGGCGGTGGATGGGATTGACCTGTTTATCCGCGAAGGTGAAACATTGGGACTGGTCGGCGAGTCGGGCTGCGGCAAAACTACCACCGGACGGCTCATCCTGCGGGCCATTGACCCCACCGAAGGCGAAGTGATGTTTCGGCGTAATGGTGATATGGTGAACATCGCCGATATTCCCCCCAGAGACATGAAGGCTTTACGCCGCGATATGCAAATTATTTTCCAGGACCCCTTTTCCTCGCTCAGCCCCCGGATGACTGTGCTGGATATTGTCGGCGAACCGTTGCAGATTCACGGCATTGTCAAAGGCAACGAACTCAAAGCGCGGGTCCGGGAACTGCTTGAAGCGGTGGGTCTCAAAGCCCAACACATGAACCGCTATCCTTACGCCTTCAGCGGCGGGCAACGACAACGCATCGGTATTGCCCGCGCCCTGGCCCTGCAACCCAAACTGATTGTGTGCGACGAACCGGTCTCGGCCCTGGACGTATCCATTCAAGCCCAGGTGCTTAACCTGTTGGAAGATTTGCAGAAAGAGTTTGGGCTAACCTACCTCTTCATCGCGCACGACCTGTCGGTAGTGGAACACATCAGCGACCGGGTGGCCGTGATGTACCTGGGTAAGATTGTGGAGACGGCCCCGGCGGAAGAACTCTATGCCAACCCTCTTCATCCCTACACCGAGGCCCTTCTTTCGGCCGTGCCGCGCACCGACCCGTCGCACGTGTCCAACCGGATTTTGCTCGAGGGCGATGTGCCCAGTCCGGCCAATCCACCGCCCGGCTGTAAATTCCACCCGCGTTGCCGTTACGCCGAAGCCATCTGTTCGGAAGAGGAGCCGAAGCTACGCGAAATTGACGTGGGCACGGACCATTACGCTGCCTGTCATCTGGTAGATAAACTGAGCCTGGTGGGCA